A portion of the Candidatus Eremiobacteraceae bacterium genome contains these proteins:
- a CDS encoding ABC transporter ATP-binding protein — translation MSAVLELEGIETFYGRIQALRGVSLQVREGEIVALIGGNGAGKTTTLRTISGLIRPARGRVTFEGDDITAATPDGIVRLGVVQVPEGRRIFPRMTVLENLQLGAYARSDQHAVRADMDDVFALFPRLAERQGQKGGTLSGGEQQMLAIGRAMMARPNVLLLDEPSLGLSPILVETIFEVIVDINKRGVPILLIEQNARKALQVAARAYVLETGSVVKEGPASALLADDGVRKAYLGED, via the coding sequence ATGAGCGCCGTCCTCGAGCTTGAGGGTATCGAGACGTTCTATGGGCGCATCCAGGCGCTGCGCGGCGTCAGCCTTCAGGTGCGCGAAGGCGAGATCGTCGCGCTGATCGGCGGCAACGGCGCCGGCAAGACCACGACGCTGCGCACGATCTCCGGGCTGATCCGGCCGGCTCGCGGCCGCGTGACGTTCGAGGGCGACGACATCACGGCGGCGACGCCCGACGGGATCGTCCGCTTGGGAGTCGTCCAGGTGCCGGAAGGACGGCGCATCTTCCCGCGCATGACCGTTTTGGAGAATCTCCAGTTAGGCGCGTACGCGCGCAGCGACCAGCACGCGGTGCGCGCCGACATGGATGACGTGTTCGCGCTGTTTCCTCGCTTGGCCGAGCGGCAAGGTCAAAAGGGCGGCACGCTCTCGGGCGGCGAGCAGCAGATGCTCGCGATCGGGCGCGCGATGATGGCCCGGCCCAACGTGCTCTTGTTGGACGAGCCGTCGCTCGGGCTATCCCCGATCCTGGTCGAGACGATCTTCGAGGTCATCGTCGACATCAACAAGCGCGGAGTTCCGATCCTGCTGATCGAGCAGAACGCCCGCAAGGCGCTCCAGGTCGCCGCTCGCGCGTACGTGCTGGAGACCGGCTCGGTCGTCAAGGAAGGCCCCGCATCGGCGCTGCTCGCCGACGACGGCGTGCGCAAGGCGTATCTCGGTGAAGACTGA
- a CDS encoding YncE family protein, producing the protein MRMPRFILLSLALAGMAIASLSSPRDSHAADVTPRQLMTVAAPIAVPRAIGHFEQLAVDDKYRRLLAVHTSSNEMLVINLESGEVERRVTVGPGYGVAVDVYDGKIFVGTSDGYVSQLNRRWLVENQRIYTNGPVGATAFDPKNGKLYAAHADGAEDWVIAGKTDKLAQFPVAVPKGPSTIVYDPATDKLYQNITPASSVVVIDPTTNTVSATWTLGQATEPQGLAIDSKGKRLFSAGSNGKLAVLDLTSGQVTQTIDIPPRTDQIAYDPVLNKLYCASGTGLLTIIGDNGEAFDRIGDVTIPRGAHTLAIDAKTHNVWIAYGGDQNDYVVKLSPPASPSPSPPPATPTPAPSSS; encoded by the coding sequence ATGAGAATGCCTCGCTTCATCCTTCTATCACTTGCGCTCGCCGGCATGGCGATCGCGTCGCTCTCCAGCCCGCGCGACAGCCACGCGGCGGACGTCACCCCGCGCCAGCTCATGACGGTCGCGGCGCCGATCGCCGTGCCGCGCGCCATCGGGCATTTCGAACAGCTGGCCGTCGACGACAAGTACCGGCGCCTGCTCGCGGTGCACACCAGCAGCAACGAAATGCTGGTGATCAATCTCGAAAGCGGCGAGGTGGAGCGCCGCGTCACCGTCGGACCCGGTTACGGGGTCGCGGTGGACGTCTACGACGGCAAGATCTTCGTGGGCACGTCCGACGGCTATGTCTCCCAGCTCAACCGGCGCTGGCTGGTCGAGAACCAACGCATCTATACGAACGGACCCGTCGGCGCGACCGCATTCGATCCGAAGAACGGCAAACTCTACGCGGCGCATGCGGATGGCGCTGAGGATTGGGTGATCGCGGGCAAGACCGATAAGCTGGCGCAGTTCCCCGTAGCGGTCCCCAAAGGACCCTCGACGATCGTCTACGATCCCGCGACCGACAAGCTCTACCAGAACATCACGCCGGCCAGCTCCGTCGTCGTGATCGATCCCACGACCAACACGGTCAGCGCGACCTGGACGCTCGGCCAGGCCACGGAGCCCCAGGGTCTGGCGATCGACAGCAAAGGCAAGCGGCTGTTCAGCGCAGGCAGCAACGGCAAGCTCGCCGTGCTCGACCTGACCAGCGGGCAAGTGACCCAGACGATCGACATCCCGCCGCGTACGGACCAGATCGCGTACGACCCCGTGCTCAACAAGCTGTACTGCGCGAGCGGCACGGGCCTGCTCACCATCATCGGCGATAACGGCGAGGCCTTCGACCGTATCGGCGACGTCACCATCCCCCGCGGCGCGCACACGCTGGCGATCGATGCGAAGACGCACAACGTGTGGATCGCGTACGGCGGCGATCAGAACGACTACGTGGTCAAGCTCTCACCGCCGGCGTCACCGTCGCCCTCGCCGCCGCCTGCGACACCGACGCCCGCGCCATCGTCGTCCTAG
- a CDS encoding O-methyltransferase — MTLDHALGPDFEYLRRLHGEPDTLMRELEERGEREGIPIVSREVGEFLSVMVSAMLAGNILEVGTAYGCSTLWMARAQPETGRIWTIDPDVARTDIARDFFARAGVADRIEIFNQPALDVMGRLPKNIYDIVLLDALKEEYSAYLKLAVPLVKHSGLIIVDNLLWHHKAAAPAQKDDDAPTTAIRAFNQEFLHHPALRATILPLGDGVGVGAKIA, encoded by the coding sequence ATGACCCTAGACCATGCGCTCGGTCCGGATTTCGAGTATCTTCGGCGCCTCCACGGCGAACCGGACACGCTCATGCGGGAGCTGGAAGAGCGCGGCGAGCGCGAAGGCATCCCGATCGTCTCGCGCGAGGTCGGCGAGTTTCTGTCCGTGATGGTCAGCGCGATGCTGGCGGGGAACATCTTGGAGGTCGGCACCGCGTACGGGTGCTCGACGCTGTGGATGGCGCGCGCGCAACCCGAAACCGGCCGCATCTGGACGATCGATCCGGACGTCGCCCGTACCGACATCGCGCGCGACTTCTTCGCGCGCGCGGGCGTCGCCGATCGCATCGAGATATTCAATCAGCCCGCGCTCGACGTCATGGGGCGGCTGCCCAAGAACATCTACGACATCGTGCTGCTCGACGCGCTCAAAGAGGAATATTCGGCGTATCTCAAGCTCGCGGTGCCGCTCGTGAAGCATTCCGGCCTTATCATCGTGGACAATCTGCTATGGCACCACAAGGCGGCAGCGCCCGCGCAAAAAGACGACGACGCGCCGACGACGGCGATCCGCGCGTTCAACCAAGAGTTCTTGCACCACCCTGCGCTCAGGGCGACGATTCTGCCGCTGGGCGACGGCGTCGGGGTGGGCGCAAAGATCGCATGA
- a CDS encoding 3'-5' exonuclease has protein sequence MIAASELIGGTGQTTGIVAVETDAGAGTATLYRRDGAGVERLVTPLRSWVLARKTMDDSVELAGRHPLRHLLVTRTGRAVEFARSLASDQRLAYLDPIASHLVASGETFYRGLPFEQLRRLQFDLETLDIYPERPDAAIVLIGVHDSSGYERVLALDAFPSEAALIEEFVRIVRERDPDVIEGHNVFNFDLWYLNERARRAGVELTLGRDGARMWLDDSLRRSVPNGMVARYHRIPGRQIVDTFYSVMRWDVARKLPNYKLKHVVRHLGIGDESRALVDAANMRALWSNPDERAKLKLYCLDDARDTDRLSRLVTPNEFYQAQLVPESLQGIAFVGIGSRIERLMVRAYLARQHSIPRPRTAAPIEGAFAAAFEVGVFHDVVKCDVESLYPSLMLARGIEPQDDDLHAFLPMLSGLRELRMRAKRESEAARASGDVRAHLAADGLQQAFKILINSFFGFLGTNGLHFNDPAAAARVTAAGREIMERMVAALRERGGRVIEVDTDGAFFQPPPGADPEQLVEEVGASLGDSLRLALEERYPAMLSLMPKNYALRRSAGELILRGSALRSARDEPLGRSLVSGIALALLEDRPDDIEGIVAQAVARVREGRLKVEEFSRRESITPKTFNSPANQRLARAIAERGLAVGDKVRVYQRVGGELALSEEYAGDEDREHLVRRIADFVARFGSLVPASARAAAGEPEQLSMRL, from the coding sequence GTGATTGCAGCGAGCGAGCTCATCGGGGGGACCGGACAGACCACCGGAATCGTCGCAGTGGAGACCGACGCAGGGGCCGGCACGGCGACCCTGTACCGTCGCGACGGGGCTGGCGTCGAGCGGCTCGTCACACCTCTGCGCTCGTGGGTATTGGCGCGCAAGACGATGGACGACAGCGTCGAGCTCGCCGGCCGCCACCCGCTGCGCCATCTGCTCGTCACGAGAACTGGCCGGGCCGTCGAGTTCGCTCGCTCGCTCGCGAGCGATCAGCGCCTGGCCTACCTCGATCCGATCGCTTCGCACCTCGTCGCCAGCGGCGAGACCTTCTATCGCGGCCTGCCGTTCGAACAGCTGCGCCGGCTGCAGTTCGACCTTGAGACGCTCGACATCTATCCGGAACGGCCGGACGCTGCCATCGTCCTCATCGGCGTGCACGATTCGAGCGGTTACGAGCGCGTGCTCGCGCTTGACGCATTTCCCAGCGAGGCGGCGCTCATCGAAGAGTTCGTGCGCATCGTGCGCGAGCGCGACCCGGATGTGATCGAGGGCCACAACGTCTTCAATTTCGACCTATGGTATTTGAACGAGCGCGCGCGGCGAGCGGGCGTGGAACTGACCCTCGGCCGCGACGGCGCGCGCATGTGGCTTGACGACAGCCTGCGGCGCAGCGTTCCCAACGGCATGGTCGCCAGATATCACCGCATCCCGGGCCGCCAGATCGTGGACACGTTCTATAGCGTGATGCGCTGGGACGTGGCGCGCAAGCTTCCCAACTACAAGCTCAAGCACGTGGTGCGCCATCTCGGCATCGGCGACGAGAGCCGCGCGCTGGTGGACGCCGCCAATATGCGCGCGCTGTGGTCAAACCCGGACGAACGGGCCAAGCTGAAGCTGTACTGCCTCGACGACGCGCGCGACACCGACCGGCTCTCGCGCCTGGTGACCCCCAACGAGTTCTATCAGGCGCAGCTCGTGCCCGAATCGCTGCAGGGGATCGCATTTGTCGGCATCGGCAGCCGCATCGAGCGCCTCATGGTGCGCGCGTATCTCGCGCGCCAGCATTCCATACCTCGCCCGCGTACGGCGGCGCCGATCGAGGGCGCATTCGCAGCCGCGTTCGAAGTCGGCGTGTTCCACGACGTCGTCAAGTGCGACGTCGAAAGCCTCTATCCGTCCCTCATGCTCGCGCGCGGTATCGAACCGCAAGATGACGATCTACACGCGTTCTTGCCGATGCTGAGCGGCCTGCGCGAGCTGCGCATGCGCGCCAAACGCGAGTCCGAGGCGGCGCGCGCGTCGGGCGATGTGCGCGCGCATCTCGCCGCGGATGGCCTGCAGCAGGCGTTCAAGATCCTCATCAACTCGTTCTTCGGGTTCTTGGGGACCAACGGTCTGCATTTCAACGACCCGGCCGCGGCGGCGCGGGTCACTGCGGCCGGCCGCGAGATCATGGAGCGCATGGTCGCGGCGCTGCGCGAGCGCGGGGGGCGCGTCATCGAAGTCGACACGGATGGCGCGTTTTTCCAGCCGCCGCCCGGCGCGGATCCAGAACAGCTCGTCGAGGAGGTCGGCGCCTCGCTCGGCGACAGCCTCCGCCTGGCGCTCGAAGAACGTTACCCGGCCATGCTCTCGCTGATGCCAAAGAACTACGCGCTGCGGCGCTCGGCGGGCGAGCTCATCTTGCGCGGATCGGCGCTGCGCTCGGCGCGCGACGAGCCGCTTGGCCGCTCGCTGGTGTCGGGCATCGCGCTCGCGCTGCTCGAGGATAGACCAGACGACATCGAGGGCATCGTCGCCCAGGCTGTGGCGCGCGTGCGCGAGGGGCGCCTGAAGGTCGAAGAATTCAGCCGCCGGGAGTCCATCACGCCGAAGACGTTCAACTCGCCCGCGAACCAGCGCTTGGCGCGCGCGATCGCCGAGAGGGGCCTTGCCGTCGGCGACAAAGTCCGCGTCTATCAACGGGTCGGCGGCGAGCTCGCACTCTCGGAGGAGTATGCGGGCGACGAGGACCGCGAACACCTCGTGCGCCGCATCGCCGACTTCGTCGCCCGTTTCGGGTCGCTCGTTCCGGCGAGCGCCCGCGCGGCAGCGGGCGAGCCCGAACAGCTCTCGATGAGGTTGTAG
- a CDS encoding Gfo/Idh/MocA family oxidoreductase: MAAETLRVAVVGMGFGARVQLPAFIEHPQCRIAAVCSGSLERARAAAMQFAIPHFSADYREVVKRPDVDLVSIVTPPNLHMPIALAALRAGKHVLCEKPFALSVGEARRMVAAARRARREGMLDHEFRFIPARARAKALVDDGWLGEVERIVISEATPWMHPSSTLRYGWQSRRSEGGGVLGALGSHYIDYCRWIAGDVGEVKATLQTRVKKRARTDGSMGTVDADDNFSLSMEMTGGALATIDLTATANAQFSSIFISGSKGALLLRDDREIFGLRAGRDPVPVTAPSRFPRRLGATGIRLLGPFYTLIGELLDHLAGKPSSVPTFEDGLKVQEVLDAARQAARSGRAVRLTKARRRS; encoded by the coding sequence GTGGCTGCAGAAACGCTCCGCGTCGCCGTGGTGGGCATGGGCTTCGGCGCGCGCGTGCAACTGCCGGCGTTTATCGAGCATCCGCAATGCCGCATCGCCGCGGTGTGCTCTGGGTCGCTGGAGCGCGCACGGGCGGCGGCGATGCAGTTCGCGATCCCGCATTTCAGCGCCGACTATCGCGAGGTCGTCAAGCGGCCGGACGTCGATCTGGTCAGCATCGTCACGCCGCCGAACCTGCACATGCCGATCGCGCTGGCGGCGCTGCGCGCCGGCAAGCACGTGCTGTGCGAGAAGCCGTTCGCGCTCTCCGTGGGAGAGGCACGGCGCATGGTGGCGGCAGCCCGGCGCGCGCGGCGCGAGGGCATGCTCGACCACGAGTTCCGCTTCATCCCGGCGCGCGCGCGCGCCAAGGCGCTCGTCGATGACGGCTGGTTAGGCGAGGTCGAGCGCATCGTGATCAGCGAGGCGACGCCATGGATGCACCCATCGAGCACGCTGCGCTATGGCTGGCAGTCACGCAGGTCCGAGGGCGGCGGCGTGCTGGGCGCGTTGGGATCGCATTACATCGACTATTGCCGCTGGATCGCAGGCGACGTCGGCGAGGTCAAGGCGACGCTGCAGACGCGCGTGAAGAAGCGCGCGCGCACGGACGGCTCGATGGGGACCGTCGACGCCGATGACAATTTCTCGCTGAGCATGGAGATGACCGGCGGCGCGCTCGCGACGATCGACCTCACCGCGACCGCCAACGCGCAGTTCAGTTCCATCTTCATCAGCGGATCCAAAGGCGCACTGCTGCTGCGCGATGACCGAGAGATCTTCGGACTGCGCGCCGGGCGCGACCCGGTTCCGGTCACCGCCCCGAGCCGCTTCCCGCGCCGGCTCGGCGCCACCGGCATCCGGCTGCTCGGTCCGTTTTACACGTTGATCGGCGAGCTGCTGGACCATCTGGCCGGCAAACCGTCAAGCGTGCCGACGTTCGAAGACGGCTTGAAGGTGCAAGAAGTGCTCGATGCCGCGCGCCAAGCGGCCCGTTCCGGACGCGCCGTGCGCCTCACCAAGGCGAGGAGACGTTCATGA